The Alosa sapidissima isolate fAloSap1 chromosome 16, fAloSap1.pri, whole genome shotgun sequence genome has a segment encoding these proteins:
- the golga7bb gene encoding golgin subfamily A member 7B, translating into MASEFHNLQELCPSASLATKVFIQRDYSDGTSCKFQTKFPSELESRIERSLLEETVKTLNSFYREAERISSHAYLESCLACATAYIIYLCLDTRYEKVLKKISGYIQEQNEKIYAPRGLLITDPVERGMRVIEICVFEDRCSSGSSSSCSGSGSPAGGSVR; encoded by the exons ATGGCGTCCGAG tTCCACAACCTTCAGGAACTGTGTCCCAGTGCGTCTCTGGCCACTAAAGTTTTCATCCAGAGGGACTACAGTGACGGAACCAGCTGCAAGTTCCAGACCAAGTTTCCCTCGGAACTAGAGagcagg ataGAACGCTCCCTGTTGGAAGAAACGGTTAAGACACTGAACAGCTTCTACAGGGAGGCGGAGCGAATAAGTAGCCACGCCTACTTGGAGAGCTGCCTCGCCTGTGCCACCGCCTACATCATCTACCTCTGTCTGGACACACGCTAcgagaag GTGCTGAAGAAGATCTCTGGCTACATCCAGGAACAGAATGAGAAGATCTACGCCCCCCGTGGCCTTCTCATTACAGACCCCGTTGAGAGAGGCATGAGAGTG ATTGAgatctgtgtgtttgaggaCCGTTGTTCCAGCGGGAGCTCGAGCAGCTGCAGTGGCAGTGGCAGTCCTGCAGGGGGCAGCGTGCGGTGA